From the genome of Gemmatimonas phototrophica, one region includes:
- the nrfD gene encoding NrfD/PsrC family molybdoenzyme membrane anchor subunit: protein MASVAHPVREGIRGPNIASADVQLPAVRDYEQVDRDIIATLGFTKKWFIGLAVAIVAMLCGASAWIYQIYWGLGQAGYEPPVMWGNYIITFVFWVGIGHAGTLISAILYLFRAGFRTSIYRAAEAMTVFAVMTAGLFPIIHIGRPWKFFWLIPYPNWRLLWPNFKSPLVWDVFAISTYLTISTTFLFIGLIPDFAVLRDKETNPTRKRVYSILSLGWRNSDREWRHFAKAYLFLAAFSTPLVLSVHSVVSFDFAMALTPGWHASIFPPYFVAGAIFSGFAMVWTIAIPMRKWFKLEHYITLNHLDATAKVVLFTSMVVGCAYLIEFFIAWYSSVRAEQEFFYNRVFGQWWWAAWIMLLCNMSLPMSLWSQKLRRNPAWLFILSIFINIGMWFERFVIVVPSLSHEFEPWQWGSYTPSWIDMSFLVGSFGWFFMWFLLFVKQMPVMAIMELKEIVTPRFKSGHGGGHH, encoded by the coding sequence ATGGCATCCGTCGCACATCCGGTGCGAGAGGGCATTCGTGGGCCGAACATAGCTTCGGCCGACGTCCAGCTCCCCGCAGTCCGTGATTACGAACAGGTCGATCGCGATATCATCGCGACGCTCGGGTTCACTAAGAAGTGGTTTATCGGGTTGGCCGTGGCCATCGTGGCCATGCTCTGCGGCGCCTCAGCCTGGATCTATCAGATCTACTGGGGCCTCGGTCAGGCTGGCTACGAACCGCCGGTGATGTGGGGTAACTACATCATCACGTTCGTTTTCTGGGTCGGTATCGGTCACGCCGGTACGCTGATCTCGGCCATTCTGTACCTCTTCCGCGCCGGCTTCCGCACCTCGATTTATCGAGCGGCTGAAGCCATGACCGTGTTCGCCGTTATGACGGCCGGTCTGTTCCCGATCATTCACATCGGGCGCCCGTGGAAGTTCTTCTGGCTCATTCCGTATCCGAACTGGCGCCTGTTGTGGCCGAACTTCAAGTCGCCGCTGGTATGGGACGTCTTCGCCATCTCGACGTACCTCACCATCTCGACCACGTTCCTCTTCATCGGTCTCATTCCTGACTTCGCGGTGCTCCGCGACAAGGAAACGAACCCCACCCGCAAGCGGGTCTACTCGATCCTCTCGCTCGGCTGGCGGAACAGCGATCGGGAATGGCGTCACTTTGCGAAGGCGTATCTGTTCCTCGCCGCCTTCTCGACGCCGCTGGTGCTCTCCGTGCACTCGGTCGTTTCCTTCGACTTCGCCATGGCGCTCACGCCGGGCTGGCACGCGTCCATCTTCCCGCCGTACTTCGTTGCCGGTGCCATCTTCTCCGGCTTTGCGATGGTGTGGACGATTGCCATCCCCATGCGCAAGTGGTTCAAGCTCGAGCACTACATCACGCTCAACCACCTCGACGCGACCGCCAAGGTCGTGCTCTTCACCTCCATGGTGGTGGGGTGTGCGTACCTGATCGAGTTCTTCATCGCCTGGTACAGCAGCGTGCGGGCGGAGCAGGAGTTCTTCTACAACCGCGTGTTCGGTCAGTGGTGGTGGGCGGCCTGGATCATGTTGCTCTGCAACATGTCTCTGCCCATGTCGCTCTGGTCGCAGAAGCTGCGGCGTAACCCGGCGTGGCTGTTCATCCTGTCGATCTTCATCAACATCGGCATGTGGTTTGAGCGCTTCGTGATCGTGGTGCCGTCGCTGTCGCACGAGTTTGAGCCGTGGCAGTGGGGGAGCTACACGCCCAGCTGGATCGACATGTCGTTCCTCGTCGGCTCGTTCGGCTGG
- a CDS encoding molybdopterin-dependent oxidoreductase, translating into MSTEAGTGVKRRDFLKILGATSATTAVVGCSSEKVGKLIPYVASPDNTVPGVSQYYATTCRECAAACGVLAEVRDGRPIKLEGNPDHPMNRGAICATGLSAMQGLYNPDRYRSPMVREGNALKPTTWDKAYELLAQKLGEVKSKGQAGSVVFINQHESGTFPGFLDQWLSANGMPNHLSVDSTAPVATIAANQKAYGAAWPQLDFGAAKLVISFGADFLDGWGHSVPQQLDWADARAKLTDAPRLVYVGARRSLTGLNADQWVPAKPGSEMALCAALTGAGTAQAASDASGVSVATIEALAKAIAEAGNGVMAICGVTGADAVECATMVAEINKKAGAVGTTIKPANAHAGYNGLASYADLATAVKAMDAGSVPLAFVRGANPAHSMPKSAGFAAAFAKVGFKVSFSAMPDETAQLADLVLPDNHWLESWGDAAGANGQLGLQQPTLDPVFDTRSTADVLIEMAKKDQALAARYNVADYRTWYISKFPGGGSAFTTALTKAQVSSSPLVPTSSRALSAAAQAPAAGTGDFFVHVFPSPTLGDGAGANKPWLQELPDPVSKIAWQSWVEVHPSTAKKLGIKEGTHLTVETAAGKVTAPAYIYMGVRPDTVGISLGLGHTAYGRFAQNIGVNAYDLVSTGWDAAGGLALGNIKGKVTVTADNSPLVTTEGSARQHGRGIGQALPIGVLLGTEQEDAEHHHEIPGLPSQDFKAGLKSPVAADAQGEFANPESKDKGMYDPNHSSKAEKRRWAMTIDLARCTGCSACVTACYSENNIPTVGAPYQGRALSPTNWDERPGANIIKGREMAWIRLERYYEGNNNTENEFSPDFDTRFVPMMCQHCGNAPCEPVCPVYATYHSPDGLNVQVYNRCVGTRYCSNNCPYKVRYFNWFGYGEPERRQYAWPEPMHWSLNPDVTVRGKGVMEKCTFCVQRIRESEHRAKAEGREVNADEFTTACAQACPSRAIVFGDAADENWTVSKLAYDRRAYHVFEELNTYTAVVYLKKVTYPSPASPATA; encoded by the coding sequence ATGAGCACAGAAGCGGGGACCGGCGTTAAGCGCCGAGACTTCCTCAAGATCCTGGGCGCCACGAGCGCCACGACGGCGGTGGTGGGCTGCTCCTCCGAAAAGGTGGGCAAGCTCATTCCGTACGTCGCCTCTCCCGACAACACTGTTCCGGGTGTGTCGCAGTATTACGCGACCACCTGCCGCGAATGCGCGGCGGCCTGCGGCGTCCTCGCCGAAGTCCGTGACGGTCGTCCGATCAAGCTGGAGGGCAATCCTGACCATCCGATGAATCGTGGCGCGATCTGCGCGACCGGCTTGTCGGCCATGCAGGGCCTCTACAACCCCGACCGCTATCGCTCGCCCATGGTGCGCGAGGGCAATGCGCTCAAGCCCACCACGTGGGACAAGGCGTATGAGCTGCTCGCCCAGAAGCTGGGTGAAGTGAAGTCCAAGGGGCAGGCCGGCAGCGTGGTGTTCATCAACCAGCACGAGTCAGGCACCTTCCCGGGCTTCCTCGACCAGTGGTTGTCGGCGAACGGCATGCCCAACCACCTGAGCGTCGATAGCACCGCGCCGGTGGCCACCATTGCCGCCAACCAGAAGGCCTACGGGGCCGCCTGGCCGCAGCTCGACTTTGGCGCCGCCAAGCTGGTCATCAGCTTCGGTGCTGATTTCCTCGATGGGTGGGGGCACAGCGTACCGCAGCAGCTCGACTGGGCTGATGCGCGTGCCAAGCTCACCGATGCGCCGCGACTGGTCTATGTCGGCGCCCGCCGCTCCCTCACCGGCCTCAACGCCGACCAGTGGGTGCCTGCCAAGCCGGGCAGCGAAATGGCGCTCTGCGCCGCGCTCACCGGCGCGGGTACTGCACAGGCCGCGTCCGACGCCTCTGGTGTTTCGGTCGCGACCATCGAAGCGCTCGCCAAGGCGATCGCCGAAGCCGGCAACGGCGTCATGGCGATTTGTGGCGTCACCGGTGCCGATGCGGTTGAGTGCGCGACCATGGTCGCGGAGATCAACAAGAAGGCAGGGGCGGTCGGTACAACGATCAAGCCGGCCAACGCGCATGCCGGCTACAACGGTCTCGCGTCGTACGCCGATCTGGCCACCGCGGTCAAGGCCATGGATGCCGGTTCAGTGCCGCTCGCCTTTGTGCGCGGCGCCAACCCGGCGCACTCCATGCCCAAGTCGGCTGGTTTCGCGGCGGCGTTCGCCAAGGTCGGTTTCAAGGTGTCGTTCTCGGCGATGCCCGACGAAACCGCGCAGCTCGCCGACCTGGTGCTCCCCGATAATCACTGGCTGGAAAGCTGGGGTGATGCGGCCGGCGCCAATGGGCAGCTCGGCCTGCAGCAGCCCACGCTCGATCCAGTGTTTGACACGCGGTCCACGGCCGACGTGCTGATCGAAATGGCCAAGAAGGATCAAGCGCTCGCGGCCCGCTACAACGTGGCCGATTACCGCACCTGGTACATCAGCAAGTTCCCCGGCGGCGGCTCGGCGTTCACGACCGCGCTGACTAAGGCGCAGGTGAGCAGCAGCCCGCTGGTGCCCACCAGCAGCCGCGCGCTGTCGGCTGCCGCGCAGGCACCGGCCGCCGGCACCGGCGACTTCTTCGTGCATGTCTTCCCGTCGCCCACACTGGGTGATGGCGCCGGCGCGAACAAGCCGTGGCTGCAGGAACTCCCGGATCCGGTGTCCAAGATCGCGTGGCAGTCGTGGGTGGAAGTCCACCCCTCCACCGCCAAGAAGCTGGGCATCAAGGAAGGCACTCACCTCACGGTCGAGACGGCCGCTGGCAAGGTCACGGCGCCTGCCTATATCTACATGGGCGTGCGCCCCGATACCGTCGGCATTTCGCTCGGTCTCGGTCACACGGCCTACGGCCGCTTCGCCCAGAACATCGGTGTGAACGCGTATGACCTCGTCTCCACGGGGTGGGACGCTGCCGGCGGACTCGCGCTCGGCAACATCAAGGGCAAGGTCACGGTCACGGCGGACAATTCTCCGCTAGTCACCACCGAAGGATCCGCGCGTCAGCATGGGCGTGGTATCGGTCAGGCGCTCCCCATCGGTGTGCTGCTCGGCACCGAACAGGAAGACGCCGAGCATCATCACGAGATCCCCGGCCTGCCGTCGCAGGACTTCAAGGCCGGTCTCAAGTCGCCGGTCGCGGCGGATGCGCAGGGTGAGTTCGCCAACCCCGAGTCCAAGGACAAGGGGATGTACGATCCGAACCACTCGAGCAAGGCGGAGAAGCGTCGCTGGGCGATGACCATCGACCTTGCGCGTTGCACCGGCTGCTCGGCGTGCGTCACGGCCTGCTACAGCGAAAACAACATTCCCACGGTGGGTGCGCCGTATCAGGGCCGCGCGCTCAGCCCCACCAATTGGGATGAACGTCCGGGTGCGAACATCATCAAGGGCCGCGAAATGGCCTGGATTCGCCTCGAGCGGTATTACGAGGGCAACAACAACACCGAGAACGAGTTCTCTCCGGACTTCGATACGCGGTTTGTGCCCATGATGTGCCAGCACTGCGGCAATGCGCCGTGCGAGCCGGTGTGCCCCGTGTACGCCACGTATCACTCGCCGGACGGCCTCAACGTGCAGGTCTACAACCGTTGCGTCGGCACGCGCTACTGCAGCAACAACTGCCCGTACAAGGTCCGCTACTTCAACTGGTTCGGCTATGGTGAGCCGGAGCGTCGCCAGTATGCGTGGCCCGAGCCCATGCACTGGTCGCTCAACCCGGACGTCACCGTTCGTGGGAAGGGCGTCATGGAGAAGTGCACGTTCTGCGTGCAGCGCATCCGTGAGTCCGAACACCGGGCGAAGGCGGAAGGCCGCGAGGTCAACGCCGACGAATTCACCACCGCGTGTGCTCAGGCATGCCCGTCGCGCGCCATCGTCTTTGGTGACGCGGCCGACGAGAACTGGACCGTATCGAAACTCGCGTATGACCGTCGCGCCTATCACGTGTTCGAGGAATTGAACACGTATACCGCTGTGGTCTATCTCAAGAAGGTCACCTATCCGTCGCCGGCATCCCCGGCGACGGCCTGA
- a CDS encoding cytochrome c3 family protein produces the protein MTVKKKWTVIPGFLALAAAATLLSAYSGASSSQGKLVEQPVKFVHAPHVQKAGMNCLYCHSAANKAPDPGNASVATCMGCHTLVKPQSAEIKKIAAAYQKGQPIPWNRVHKVPDYVQFPHMRHVNAGVTCQTCHGQIQNQGAQGPDTNYVPVQQVNSLNMGWCINCHVQGYKPAEGARLAGQKVTPELEAMPAKKARYDCAVCHY, from the coding sequence ATGACGGTCAAGAAGAAGTGGACGGTGATTCCTGGGTTCCTCGCGCTTGCCGCGGCGGCCACGCTGTTGTCCGCCTACAGCGGCGCATCGTCGTCGCAGGGCAAGCTCGTTGAGCAACCCGTCAAGTTCGTCCATGCACCGCACGTGCAGAAAGCAGGCATGAACTGCCTGTACTGCCACAGCGCTGCCAACAAGGCGCCCGATCCGGGCAATGCCTCGGTGGCGACCTGTATGGGCTGCCACACCTTGGTCAAGCCGCAGTCGGCGGAAATCAAGAAAATTGCGGCGGCATACCAGAAGGGTCAGCCCATTCCGTGGAATCGCGTGCACAAGGTGCCGGACTATGTCCAGTTCCCGCATATGCGCCACGTGAATGCCGGCGTTACCTGTCAGACCTGCCACGGGCAGATCCAGAACCAGGGCGCGCAGGGGCCGGACACGAACTATGTCCCCGTACAGCAGGTGAACTCGCTCAATATGGGCTGGTGCATCAACTGTCATGTGCAGGGCTACAAGCCAGCGGAAGGTGCTCGCCTTGCCGGTCAGAAGGTGACGCCTGAGCTGGAAGCAATGCCCGCCAAGAAGGCGCGCTACGATTGCGCCGTCTGCCACTACTGA